The nucleotide sequence TACATACCTTGAAGTATGGGGTTTCCTAATGTCGCAGTCTTGGTATTCTTTCATTCCTATGAGTGGTTTTCTCTCGCTTTAAGCAACAGATTCATCACAGATCTTTGGCAGACAAAAGAAACCCTGCAGGCCAACCTTGCTTCCCATCCACAGACTGTTTGAATCAATAAACCTATTTCTTAAAAGCCCACACAAATTTGTGTCATTGAATGCCTGTACCCTTGTGGCACCAAATGTAAAAGTAAAGCCATCTATGTGCTGATTAAACTATCCATCTTCTTATTCTGACATGTATCCTATATTCTAGGTTGATTTTAAGGCGTTGTCATTTTTCAGTGATGGCACAGCAGAATGCCAGAGACAGATGGCAGATGGAACTCCCAGAGAGACATTGAAACTTTAATAAAGAGCCAAACACAGTAAGAGAATAGAAGCTGGGAGCGTGCTGCTGGATCAGAAGAACTGAAACTGATTCAAAAGGTTCGGTTTTacacaagcaaacattattcTACTATactaacacagaaaaacaatgtgTCTTACAGAGTTGGGTCAGCAATAACATGTTGCAGTGAGTTTTGTGAGCACAGGGGTGTTGTCATGTTGAAAAAGGTTCAATGACACATTCTGGCCCTGTGAAGAAGCAAGCTGACAGGAGCACGTAACTGTGACCTTCTCCTCGTTAAAACCACCAGTGATTCATATGAAACTCCGCCGTGTCCACTTCAGACGAAAGCTCATTACCACATGAGTTTTGCGTCATCTAGTGTCAAGAAGTGGGCactgtcttattttgaaggcgGAAGTGTGAAGCCAGAACATGGGCCAGTCAAATTGAGGATTTATGAAGCAAGTTACACGCTGATACCATAATGGAACCGGATATAAATAAAttgtactttcaaaataaaactactaATTTAATCGATTGAAGTACACACAAAACCACAACAATAATCCCATATAACtacaaaaaaaagcaggacATATTTTCTGCTAGCAAGAACAACTTACTGTAGCTTACTGAGCTACACAAAGCATGACATATGTAGCTTAATTTCAGTTCATGAGGATGACTTACAGTTTGAAGGCAGCTCGTCCAGACAGTCCTCTTCTTCGTCATTGTCGTCGAAGTTATATTCTCCATCTGCACAACACCGTCTCCTCCATGTTAGCACTTAGCTTAAAATGCCTTCTTTCTCAGCAAAACACAAAAGCTACATGGTGAAACCCTGCGGAAGCTAACTGGCTTTGGCACAGGAATACACACGGACTACATTTTAACTTAGTTATTAGTCAAATTCCAGAATGTAAACAACATTGCAATTGACGACACACGATTCATTgctattaaaggaagtttgctTTGCGAGTTGtgtgtgacttttattttgaaggtcacTAGCGGAAATGGTTCTCTGTGTTGTAGTTAACGCTTCCTGGTGCGAGCTGGTAGTCTGCAGGGAGGCGGACAGTAACAGCAGAGAGTTAACAGCATGGCTTACATGGCGAGGATCGGTCCGTCCATTCTGAGCAGCAACCTGTCCTGTCTGGGCAGCGAGTGTGTCCGGATGATGGAGTGCGGGGCGGATTACCTCCACCTCGACGTGATGGACGGGTCAGTGTTTCCGTACTTATATAGTCAGATGGGTGAGCTAGCATGCTAACGACTAGCAAGACAATTCAAAGTTCAGTGTGTTGGAGCATCAACAAGCTAAAGCAAGCATGCCACAAGTTAATCTGGAGAGCTAAGTGTTTGTGCTTTAAAGTATATCAGTTAAGAGGATTTCTTGACCCCATACAGTCAAACAACTCACTGTCTTCCAAGTCAGCACACTTCTTCCTCCTAACTCTTCCTCTATGCAGTTTGCTTATGCAAGATGAGGATATTTCATCACAGCAGGAAGTTAAAGGTCGATTTGTTTTGATCGGTTTTAGACACTTTGTCCCCAACCTCACATTTGGACATCCCATGGTGGAAAGCCTGAGGAAGTCATTGGGCCAGGAACCTTTTTTCGGTGAGTGAAAACTGAAGACCCCCAAACATATGCTACACTCACAAACCTTAACTAAGTTATTCAGCAGCTTGCTAAAGGGTTGAAATTAAAGCTGGGTTTTATTTTAGAATCAGatcctgcctttcttttgaaTCCAAGAAAAACTTGTTGCTGCTACTTTTCTGTCTGCGCTGGACTACAGTGATGTTTTATACATGCACACCTCTGCTCAAAGCTTGCAGATGCTTAACACTGTATACCATGGAGTGTTAAGCATGAGGTTTATCACCAATTTTAAAACTAGGACTCATCACTGTGTGCTGTACTCGAGAGTAGGATGGTCTTCCCTGTCATCACACAGGCAAAACCATTGGCATATTTTAACCTATAACTGCATCTTAGGTCTACTTCCCTCTTACCTCCTCACCTACATTGCACAAAAGAGCTCAGGATCTCATAACCTTCGATCTCAGGATCTCTTATTACTGTCTGTtccgagggtcaggactgaacgtGGAAAAAagggccttcaggtttgctgctccctcgacctggaacgccttacaaaaggatctgaaactttgtggtataataactttgaatgcttttaagcggtCCTTAAATTACTTTGAGGCTGAggcatctgtctgcagatgttttctttaaatgtcacccatgctgtttttctggaggtattttttgtgtagctgttgtatgtgTCTGCTATTTGTGTATTGTctatttgtaactctgtaactgtgctgcctGCTGCCTATCTCtattggaaaagagatttttaatctcaatgagcatttcctggttaaataaaggttataaatgaaaataaataaatattccagtAATCTGAATTATGAACGCTGCAGCTGTTAAGAGTGGGAGTAACAATGCTGATGTTGCAGACATGCATATGATGGTGTCCCGGCCGGAGCAGTGGGTGAAGCCCATGGCTGCTGCAGGAGCCAACCAGTACACATTTCACCTGGAGGCCACCACAAACCCTGGAAACCTCATCAAGGAGATAAGAGAGAATGGGATGAAGGTAATGAGATGATAATGCAAATTAGGTAAAGGGAAAATGTAAACGTTTAATTTGTCTTTATGCTaacactgtttgttttgtagGTCGGTTTGGCTATAAAGCCTGGAACTACAGTTGAAGAGCTAGCGCCCTGGGCTAACCAGATCGACATGGCTCTGGTTATGACTGTTGAGCCTGGCTTTGGAGGACAGAAATTCATGGAAGACATGATGCCCAAGGTAAAGATGATCCACAGAGGTAGAGGAATCTTGGCCTCAAAGCTTGCTTGACACCTTTTTTTCATTGTGatcatgtttgattttttatttctttgcatGCGACCAGGTGAGCTGGCTGAGGAGTCAGTTCCCCTCATTGGATATCGAAGTAGACGGAGGTGTTGGCCCTGACACCATACACAAGTGTGCAGATGTAAggaatgcaaacacaaacacattggtTTGTAAGGAAGAATCAGGTTATGTGAGTTTTTCCTGTTATaagtgtgttcttgtgtttgctGCAGGCTGGAGCAAACATGATCGTGTCAGGCAGCGCTGTGATCGGCAGTGACGACCCTCGCTCCGTCATCTCGCTCCTGCGCACCGTGGTGGCCGAAGCAATCCAGAAACGATCTCTGGACCGTTGAGATGTGCTttccagaaaacacaacacagcagccaGTGGAACAGACTCAGACATTTCTATATCTGGagtggaggtcagaggtcatggtcAGAGCAGAGGGCGCCAGTGTGGCGTTAGCTGAAGGCCAAATCGAGATAGCTTTGATGATGTGAGTGAAGCTGCGCCGTGCCTCCTGAGAACTTTTTGAACTACATCCTGTTCTGCACGAATCTCCTCTTTGAACAGCTAACTCATCACAGcctggaaaacaaacattttaaatcaggaGCTGAGGTTATATTTGATTTCTCATCTTAAAACATTCCTGAATATTGTTTGATTTACACTGTAAGTTTTAAGTATGTATTAATTATGGAAGAAACTGTCCAGTGAGCACTGTGTTTGGAATATCCTCAGATTTGCAAAACCTCCTTTTGAATGCCACtcaggatcttttttttttttcatatttcacaaagcttctgctcttttttttttttttttttttttttttactgttttgttggAATTTAATGCACTACTGAGCAAAGATGATGTTCACTTACAAATTTCATGAGATTTGGTTTCCCAGGTAAAACAGATTCGAATAAAGGCAATTCTGGAACTCACAGTTTCATGTCGTTCTTCCTGCTATATTGAAGACAGATTTTTGCAGAAAAAATTCGATGATACTATGAAAAACATCGGCCAGATGAAGCGCATCGATCCTCTGTTCTCAACATACCTGACGATTCCATCTGGCAGTGGTACTTCTGCTATCAAGCCTTTATAGTCTGAGATTTAAAAATCTATACATGACACTTTATCACTTGTaatgacatattttaaaaagggaGCTTTTGAACAACTCGGCCTGCATGATTCAatttatttctacattttctcagtcccaacatcaagacaggatacgatccagtcccctcttacttaaaggactcgatcttatctcatattgatccaccatgagcatttcaCCTCGTAGTATTTATCTAGtaacagcagcaaggaaaaacttccttttaacaggcagaaacctcgagccgAACCAAACTCATAttaaacagccatctgcctcgacagagttggggttggaaagagggatagagatgattgtgatgagacggatagtagtagtaatagtagtagctgttgctgctggagtccagcacatccgtatcagctggagtctggaacgtctacagcagcaggacatctacggcagcgactcagaggaatctacgagacaatggagctcagggactcaagaaagGTCTACAGTTAGTAACTTTcttgggacagggagagttaaagtaagttgtGGGGGTGAGTGTGGagcccagtgtgtcagtttgttagcagcataactaagagctggtcaaagcctgagccagctctaaatataagctttatcaaaaaggaaagttttaaaccTAGTACTAAAAAGTAGAgtgggtgtctgcctcccggaccctgactggtagatgattccaaaggagaggggcctgataactgaaggttctccCTCCCGTACTACTTTTTGAGAACTACTATTTGGAACCTCAACTTCATTTGAGAGAAAAAATATGACTGATATGATGCAGGTTAAGattgaaacagaaaacacatctcTAAAGTTCACTGAGttactgtaaataaaactgGCAAAGAGTTTAACTCTGAATGAGCTCCACTTTGACTAACTGCATCTGTTTAAGGCTCACTGTACATTCTGACATTGAGCACTCAAAGGTAAAATAGgtagcacacacgcacatgcaaaTCTTCAGGACAAACGTTATCTAACCTCAATTTCACCAATTTATCATGGCCATGTCAACTCGGTGGCCTCAATGTCACGGGGGGAGTCTTGCACACTCTCATAAGGGCCACTTTTGGccaaaatgttagcatgctattTGACATGGCCAGATTAAATTGCTAAAATTGACGTTGGTCAACTTTGTTGTAAAGTTCTGTCCGTGTGCTGTTTAACCTCAGGGTTCTTCAATCTATAACCAAATACTGAGATGGTGCACCTTTTTTATAtctaaacacaatttaaagcttATGAGTAATTACaatttaatacaattaaatgttaTGTAGCATTTAGGGACATAATCAGTGCTTCTACTTTAAATCCATAGTATACAATGGTCCAACACTTGCTTGTAGAATGTCATCAAGAGCTACTGACGTTCactactgttttatttttcaaacactaGATGGCGAGTTTGCACAAACATCGCTCACAGTTGGGGGGATTCCAAGTCAGTATAGCAAATCATATGATTTCATTGTAAGCCTATATTATAAATTTGTAAgcatgaatacattttaaacagctCTGGAAGTGGAACAGAAATAGCTGTAATCTATCATGTATTCAGCAGCCGCACTTTGAACAACATCACTGACTGCAGCAGAGAATGGGACACAGCATGAGAGCTGCTGTGGAATACAGCCTGTCACAGTAAAGTTGTAATGtttgacctttttaaaaaaatcttttaaCCCCAATGTcagttttatatatgtatttcaaTATATTTATGATCTTGTGCTGTTGATGGCTTGGTGCCTCTGACTATATGGTTTGAATTTGATGTGTTGCACATATGTGAGTGGGATGCTTTTTCAGGAGtcaatattatatttattgaaCCAGAGTGAACTGTAGAACCCTTTTCCTGGGGACACCCAGAAAAGACTGAAGACATGTCTACATTATCTCTCATGTCTTTGACTACTTAACGAATTTCTCCTGTCAACAGGAATCACCCATGACATACTTCAAACTGCAAGCAGTCCTCTCTCAATAATGCAGCACATGTCTTGGATGTAATTCACAGTCCCACTGCAATATTGATGCCAAaaatttgtattttcatttcaaCGTCACATAAAGTATAAAGGCACATAATgtcatcttctttttctccctccagATCAGTTAAGACGTTCACACCACGGCTCCTATAGAGCATGTGCATGTTATAAGAcagtttgtgtgtaaactgcaTGTTTGTACATCACAAGGGAATCTCCTGTGACCGATTCCCGCTCTAATAGATGATGACAGGCGTTTTGTACGTCAGTGTCACTGCTGCTGCGCAAAGACAGGGACACAATTCAGTGTGAGGGAGTAGTCAGCACCTACACATGCTCCACATTCCTAAACCATGTCGTGGTCTCATTATCAGCTAAGTGACAGCTTCTCTCCCCAGATTATGTTGCTCTGTTTACACACCATGTGTTCATTTATTAAGAAATTCTAAATACAGGGTGAGACATGTGAGCAGCAGCAATGGGAACAATCACAGACAAGTACCAATGCTACATGCTGCTGGGCCTTAACTTATACATCAAAGTCATCCAGGAGAGACCTTACACTGTGGTGCCATGACAACCAAATCCAATGGTACTATCCTTTGTGGTTAAAAGCAGTATTAGAAGAGGGTGTCGGGGATAAGGAGGGTAGAAGGGTCAGATATACATCAGTAATTGACCTTTCATCCTAATGATATATGATACTTGTGCACGCAAGTATAAATGTACAAATGTTCAGCACTCACATAAAGCTAGAATTGGGAATAGTATTCACACATTGGACCTTTTCTTCTGACTTTATGTCCAGGCTGGCAGGCACTGTTTTACCTCTAAATGTTTCATAAATGTTGGAAATCTGACAAATTGTAAATAAAGCCCTCTCAGGTGCTCTGCATGAGGTTTTGCAGGTGGATCTAAGGTCTAGGTTCTACATCAACAATTCACAGCCTCTTCACTGAGCCACAACTGAAAAGACAATCAGTAGTGAAAATTTTGAGGGACATGAGCTAATTTTAAGATAAAAAATCTATGGCAATCTACCATTAGACAACAGAGTAGCATTTAACACATTATAGCCAGTTTTACTTGTTGGTTGTGTCcaagcaacctccggtctcaaaggaatcgatgaagcccatgcggaagtgttataaactgcaattcatcaagaatctgcttgaggctggctgcagaaacaccggaaaccacatagacacacattaaaaaagacgatctttgcagcattaataaacatgtttacagcctggttcaaaataagggcttggctcttcgtagctaatctctctatcggcacacactgtacaggagtgaattttttttctaatgggacggttcagaagatattaagattactagtttttgcccaaataagaacatgactgacttgactcccggacgggaacacatagctgttggctaggaggctcaaactccacctcttgacttcacactctgcctggttgagttgcACATTTCAAAtgtggctgccgccgtcaattggcttcaaaacagcgttcaggaacagacgtcacgcatactacgtccattatttatacagtctatggttgtgtcGCAGAATGTGACAGGAAAGGCTGGCTCATGCTTCAGCTAGCTAACAGTAGTATAAGCTTAGTTGTTAGTTACTGATTACATGCAAAGGATAGTAAGTTGTCAGTTTGAAAATTTAAAGATGGCTATAACTTTAAAAGTGCCTTTCCAGATTTCAGTCACTCTGAGTCAGTTCTGTTGCCGAGAAGAGGTGAAAGAATAACCTCTAAGGGAGCTAGCTAATGTAAATGTTGGCCAGCATTTAGTTGCATTAGCTAGCTTTGCTGTGTGAATAAGCACcaagtgtgttttatttaactgtgcTGAGGGCTCTCTAGATTTTCAAAACTGGTAACATGAGTTGCTGATCAGTTAAAAAGAGATGAAATGATGAATTCCATGTATGCTAGATTACATTAGCATTGAGACATTGGGTTTTTCAGTTGGTTGAGCTAACTTTGTTTGTGTCAGCTTTGAAAGGCTGTTTCAAGTAGAAACGTGGCTTAATTTCCCTCCAGTTTTACAATACCGTTCTGATCAGCTAATAAGAGGTGAAACACTAGCAAAAATTTCAGCCAGCTTTTGGTTTTATGCTAAGGTTTTATAACTTAGCTGTAATGTAGCTCAAAGGTTTTGACTTTAACCCAATGTCCATGCAGATTTTTACTGGTTATCATTTTAGTTTCTAATCAACTGAGAAGCAGTGAAATGATGAAGACCATCTCTTCAATTCCAGTCATGAAATGTGTAACTCATTATACAGTTCTGCAGGTTTGAGCTTCTCACCCTAAGAATGCCATCAGAGAAAAATGGCCACCGAGTGGTGAATTGAAAGTCTAGCAGGGATGTTACACCAAATATGAGTCAGACAGCCATCATGTGTAGCTTTTGATCTTCAGAGCAGTGCCGCGAGGGAAGATCTTTGTCCCTGGCAGAGGCAAGTACAGACTTCAACAGAGTATCCCAGGGTGTACAACCACACAGTGAAAGAGGTCAGATTATCAAACAGCAGGACTTCCCAAAGGCCATCTTCATAGACCACAGGGTCTACTTCACACCCACTGGATCACAAACAACTACAGGGAGCGGCTATCCTCAAATTGAACACCAGTATGCATTCTGATACCACTTTCTAAGCATATCCATGATTATGAAAAAAGACTCACAGAGGAGCCCTTGTATATTACATGCTGTCAAATATTCAACGCTCTCATCCAAAGACTGTTTGAAGTACTGTTCGTCCCAAGAGaacatgttttttatatttcctcCCCCCTTATTTCTCCATCTCTTGCACTTTCAGCTGCCATTTATTTTGTACCATCTATTCCCTGCTGTATTCTCTTTGCCTTCACGACTCACCCTTCCCCCTTTCTGGGATCATTATATAGCTAGTAGAATTATATTTTTCTGCTTCTCATCTCCAGCACTAAAGGCACATTAGTGAACTTGCTTTGCCTGCTCCTGCTCATTCATAATTACTTGGCATCCCACAGGAGAACAAGATGCACATCTCTGATTAGCTCGCTGTTGTTACCACCTTTATTTATGCATAAAGCCTTCATCTGATTGAGTGTGCAGTCTtattaacaattaaaataacaacTTGCTTGGTACAACATTACAAAAATCTCAGTTTTGCCCTGCAGCAAGGTGGGCTACTGTACAGAAGCCTGTATAATGTACTTCTAATGGGTAAGTAAGCTGTGCTTCACAGAGGCAATGCAGTGTTAAAGGGCATCTGCTTCTCAGCTCCCATTTACTATAGCCTACAGCTTTGAAATGAAGTGAAACGCTAAAGGGTATTCTGCATTAGTTTTACTCTAAGCTTATTATACGTTTCCAGTCACAACTCTGCTTAGCAGGTCTCCGATGTGATTCAAAGAAATGAAGATCAGCGCCTCATTTCAGTTGATATCtatatatttttcaaagacagttttctttctttaaccaaTCTAACAATGCTAATAACTTTGGCAATGACAGGATTTTATCAATTACAAGTGCCACCTCAAAATGGTTTGGTACGAACTAGCTGCGTGTTTTGCCAGTGTCGTTGCATTCTTTTTTTGTACTAAGCCACTCTTCAAAGGTTT is from Notolabrus celidotus isolate fNotCel1 chromosome 10, fNotCel1.pri, whole genome shotgun sequence and encodes:
- the rpe gene encoding ribulose-phosphate 3-epimerase, which codes for MAYMARIGPSILSSNLSCLGSECVRMMECGADYLHLDVMDGHFVPNLTFGHPMVESLRKSLGQEPFFDMHMMVSRPEQWVKPMAAAGANQYTFHLEATTNPGNLIKEIRENGMKVGLAIKPGTTVEELAPWANQIDMALVMTVEPGFGGQKFMEDMMPKVSWLRSQFPSLDIEVDGGVGPDTIHKCADAGANMIVSGSAVIGSDDPRSVISLLRTVVAEAIQKRSLDR